The following are encoded together in the Populus trichocarpa isolate Nisqually-1 chromosome 5, P.trichocarpa_v4.1, whole genome shotgun sequence genome:
- the LOC7493973 gene encoding uncharacterized protein LOC7493973, translating into MGTSNCTQLVTSDREKWDKVFGGLVKLLKSQQEQLETLLKERHFLEDRIKTQHERWVSDIRLYEDHISQINGDLVEKDMACVLEAAKSDLMLGLKQREASLHKSRLEETEDELADFQAWFSYLSQNLKANSEETANGKGGGSSDMKSGGAKKLEAKVERLKLENEKLVSEKNSEVSALLKEKTFVWNQYNILESNLTSKLRSKEAEVEKANEKIAEVLATAELLQSSNDEKDEIIRRLNMKVAKMEADAEKWKGEISKLSQELEFIRKSRSAQVTSIMKPCSAPTRSSNLGVKSCGRNFSNLVDRKVSAPILATVPSKGSDKGSRSLKKKRIDILETPKLFSSTFEVPKVKVPSTPA; encoded by the exons ATGGGTACTTCAAATTGCACTCAATTAGTAACTTCAGATCGTGAAAAATGGGATAAAGTATTCGGTGGCCtagtaaaattactaaagaGCCAACAAGAACAGCTCGAAACCCTCTTAAAAGAGAGGCACTTTCTTGAAGATCGCATTAAAACACAACACGAAAGATGGGTTTCTGATATTCGTCTCTATGAAGATCATATTTCACAG ATTAATGGGGATTTGGTGGAGAAAGATATGGCCTGTGTGCTTGAGGCTGCGAAAAGTGATTTGATGTTGGGATTGAAGCAGAGAGAGGCATCTCTTCACAAATCGAGATTAG AGGAAACCGAAGATGAATTGGCAGATTTTCAAGCATGGTTTAGCTACCTCTCTCAAAACTTAAAA GCAAATTCTGAAGAAACTGCCAATGGAAAGGGAGGTGGGAGTAGTGATATGAAGTCTGGTGGTGCTAAAAAGTTGGAAGCCAAAGTAGAAAGGCTAAAGCTTGAAAATGAGAAGCTTGTTTCTGAAAAGAATTCTGAAGTATCTGCACTCCTGAAAGAGAAAACTTTTGTGTGGaatcaatataatattctaGAAAGCAATCTGACCAGTAAATTAAGGAGTAAGGAAGCTGAAGTTGAAAAGGCGAATGAGAAGATAGCAGAAGTTCTTGCCACCGCAGAATTGCTCCAATCCTCTAATGAtgagaaggatgaaattattcGCAGACTGAATATGAAGGTGGCCAAGATGGAAGCTGATGCAGAAAAATGGAAGGGAGAAATTTCCAAACTTTCCCAGGAGTTGGAATTTATTAGAAAGTCAAGAAGTGCTCAAGTTACATCGATAATGAAACCTTGCAGTGCACCAACTAGATCTTCAAATTTGGGAGTCAAAAGCTGTGGCAGAAATTTTAGCAATCTCGTTGACAGGAAAGTATCGGCACCTATACTGGCCACTGTTCCTTCAAAAGGTTCTGACAAG GGTAGCAGaagcttgaagaaaaaaaggattgacATTTTGGAAACTCCGAAACTGTTCTCTTCTACCTTTGAAGTTCCTAAAGTGAAGGTCCCATCTACTCCTGCCTAA
- the LOC7477674 gene encoding uncharacterized protein LOC7477674 isoform X1, whose amino-acid sequence MPSEDAKLAKKEEVVKKAPAGEEEDEKKSLSAMLQARKKNPTNAGTLTTKSGSKATKVKKEEPQDDDFDEPIKGKGKGSSGSSSKPAAKVKKEEPNSDDDDDKPIFKKIPASKTDKIKELNKKKVKKEEVNKKTKVYVAAVQIVKKRERKVYDFPGQKRDPPEERDPLRIFYETLYEQIPESEMAQFWLMESGLLPLEMAKKVHEKKQKKNKFTSPVKTITVTKKTQSTTVTKKTPSSTVSSTKTKTTGSKVVSSTKTKATDSKVASKQPKKRKAGDESSEDDSDEDFLITRKNAKKQKTS is encoded by the exons ATGCCTTCAGAGGATGCGAAACTCGCGAAGAAAGAAGAGGTAGTAAAAAAAGCACCagcaggagaagaagaagatgagaaaAAGAGCTTGAGTGCCATGCTCCAAGCCCGGAAAAAGAACCCAACAAATGCTGGTACTTTAACCACAAAATCTGGGTCCAAAGCTACCAAAGTCAAGAAAGAAGAGCCtcaagatgatgattttgatgaaCCCATTAAAGGTAAGGGCAAGGGCTCTTCGGGTTCTAGCTCTAAACCAGCAGCTAAAGTCAAGAAAGAAGAACCtaatagtgatgatgatgatgataaaccCATCTTCAAAAAGATCCCTGCTTCCAAAACTGATAAG ATAAAGGAGCTGAACAAgaagaaagttaaaaaagagGAAGTTAATAAGAAGACAAAGGTGTATGTGGCAGCTGTGCAGATTGTGAAGAAGAGGGAGAGAAAGGTTTATGATTTTCCTGGACAGAAGAGAGATCCTCCCGAGGAG AGAGACCCATTGAGGATATTTTATGAGACACTGTATGAGCAGATTCCCGAAAGTGAAATGGCACAATTCTG GTTGATGGAATCTGGTTTGCTACCTTTGGAGATGGCCAAGAAAGTTCAtgagaagaaacagaaaaagaaCAAGTTCACTTCGCCAGTGAAAACAATTACTGTCACAAAGAAGACTCAGTCTACAACTGTTACAAAAAAGACACCATCTTCTACAGTATCTTCAACGAAAACAAAGACAACAGGCTCCAAAGTTGTATCTTCAACAAAAACGAAGGCGACAGACTCCAAAGTTGCATCAAAACAGCCTAAGAAGCGCAAGGCTGGAGATGAAAGCTCCGAAGATGATTCTGATGAGGACTTCTTAATTACTAGGAAAAACGCAAAGAAACAGAAAACATCTTAG
- the LOC7477674 gene encoding uncharacterized protein LOC7477674 isoform X2, whose amino-acid sequence MPSEDAKLAKKEEVVKKAPAGEEEDEKKSLSAMLQARKKNPTNAGTLTTKSGSKATKVKKEEPQDDDFDEPIKGKGKGSSGSSSKPAAKVKKEEPNSDDDDDKPIFKKIPASKTDKELNKKKVKKEEVNKKTKVYVAAVQIVKKRERKVYDFPGQKRDPPEERDPLRIFYETLYEQIPESEMAQFWLMESGLLPLEMAKKVHEKKQKKNKFTSPVKTITVTKKTQSTTVTKKTPSSTVSSTKTKTTGSKVVSSTKTKATDSKVASKQPKKRKAGDESSEDDSDEDFLITRKNAKKQKTS is encoded by the exons ATGCCTTCAGAGGATGCGAAACTCGCGAAGAAAGAAGAGGTAGTAAAAAAAGCACCagcaggagaagaagaagatgagaaaAAGAGCTTGAGTGCCATGCTCCAAGCCCGGAAAAAGAACCCAACAAATGCTGGTACTTTAACCACAAAATCTGGGTCCAAAGCTACCAAAGTCAAGAAAGAAGAGCCtcaagatgatgattttgatgaaCCCATTAAAGGTAAGGGCAAGGGCTCTTCGGGTTCTAGCTCTAAACCAGCAGCTAAAGTCAAGAAAGAAGAACCtaatagtgatgatgatgatgataaaccCATCTTCAAAAAGATCCCTGCTTCCAAAACTGATAAG GAGCTGAACAAgaagaaagttaaaaaagagGAAGTTAATAAGAAGACAAAGGTGTATGTGGCAGCTGTGCAGATTGTGAAGAAGAGGGAGAGAAAGGTTTATGATTTTCCTGGACAGAAGAGAGATCCTCCCGAGGAG AGAGACCCATTGAGGATATTTTATGAGACACTGTATGAGCAGATTCCCGAAAGTGAAATGGCACAATTCTG GTTGATGGAATCTGGTTTGCTACCTTTGGAGATGGCCAAGAAAGTTCAtgagaagaaacagaaaaagaaCAAGTTCACTTCGCCAGTGAAAACAATTACTGTCACAAAGAAGACTCAGTCTACAACTGTTACAAAAAAGACACCATCTTCTACAGTATCTTCAACGAAAACAAAGACAACAGGCTCCAAAGTTGTATCTTCAACAAAAACGAAGGCGACAGACTCCAAAGTTGCATCAAAACAGCCTAAGAAGCGCAAGGCTGGAGATGAAAGCTCCGAAGATGATTCTGATGAGGACTTCTTAATTACTAGGAAAAACGCAAAGAAACAGAAAACATCTTAG
- the LOC7493972 gene encoding probable alkaline/neutral invertase B, which translates to MSPIAAMDVCQNASVKNFEAAGSIFEIDSEFLRLSDKPRPVNVERKRSFDERSFSENSFRIIDHLENLSPAGRRSGFNTPRSCGFESHPMVVDAWESLRRTLVYFRSQPVGTIAALDHSVEELNYDQVFVRDFVPSALAFLMNGEHEVVRNFLLKTLHLQSREKMVDQFKLGAGVMPASFKVLHHPDRNIETLMADFGESAIGRVAPVDSGFWWIILLRAYTKSTGDSSLAEMPECQRGMRLILNLCLSEGFDTFPTLLCADGCCMIDRRMGVYGYPIEIQALFFMALRCALILLKQDDEGKEFVDRVATRLHALSYHMRNYFWLDMKQLNDIYRYKTEEYSHTAVNKFNVMPDSLPDWVFDFMPTRGGYFIGNVSPARMDFRWFCLGNCVAILSSLATPEQASAIMDLIESRWEELVGEMPLKICYPALESHEWRTVTGCDPKNTRWSYHNGGSWPVLLWLLTAACIKTGRPQIARRAIELAESRLSKDHWPEYYDGKLGLYVGKQARKFQTWSIAGYLVAKMMLEDPSHLGMISLEEDKQITHLVKRSASWTC; encoded by the exons ATGTCTCCGATTGCTGCCATGGATGTGTGTCAAAATGCAAGTGTCAAAAACTTTGAGGCAGCAGGCtctatttttgaaattgattccGAATTCTTAAGATTGTCTGACAAGCCTAGACCTGTCAATGTGGAGAGAAAGAGATCCTTCGATGAAAGATCATTTAGTGAAAATTCCTTTCGCATAATAGACCATCTTGAGAATTTGTCTCCCGCAGGAAGAAGGTCTGGTTTTAATACACCAAGGTCATGTGGTTTTGAATCACACCCCATGGTAGTCGATGCGTGGGAATCGTTGAGAAGAACATTGGTTTACTTCCGGAGCCAACCTGTCGGGACTATCGCTGCATTGGACCATTCTGTCGAAGAACTCAACTATGATCAG GTATTTGTTAGAGATTTTGTACCGAGTGCTTTAGCTTTTCTGATGAATGGGGAGCACGAGGTAGTCAggaattttcttttgaaaacccTTCATCTCCAGTCACGTGAGAAAATGGTAGACCAGTTCAAGCTAGGAGCAGGAGTGATGCCAGCAAGTTTTAAAGTGCTCCATCATCCTGATAGAAATATTGAGACTTTAATGGCTGACTTTGGCGAGAGTGCGATAGGAAGAGTGGCTCCTGTTGATTCTGGATTTTGGTGGATTATATTGCTTCGTGCATATACCAAGTCCACAGGAGATTCTTCCTTGGCTGAAATGCCTGAATGTCAAAGGGGTATGCGCCTTATCCTGAATCTGTGTCTGTCAGAAGGCTTTGACACATTCCCAACTCTGCTCTGTGCCGATGGATGCTGTATGATCGACCGTCGAATG GGTGTGTATGGATATCCTATTGAGATTCAAGCACTCTTCTTTATGGCACTAAGGTGTGCTTTGATTCTACTCAAGCAAGATGATGAAGGGAAGGAATTTGTGGATCGGGTAGCTACGCGGCTCCATGCTTTAAGCTATCACATGCGCAATTATTTTTGGCTAGACATGAAGCAACTCAACGACATATATCGGTATAAGACAGAGGAGTATTCTCATACTGCTGTTAACAAGTTCAATGTTATGCCTGATTCTCTTCCAGATTGGGTTTTCGATTTCATGCCGACTCGTGGTGGCTACTTCATTGGAAATGTTAGTCCTGCGAGAATGGACTTTCGTTGGTTCTGTTTAGGTAATTGTGTTGCAATTTTGTCATCTCTGGCAACTCCTGAGCAAGCTTCAGCAATAATGGATCTAATTGAATCTCGATGGGAAGAACTGGTTGGAGAAATGCCACTGAAAATCTGTTATCCAGCCCTAGAAAGTCATGAATGGCGTACTGTGACCGGCTGTGATCCGAAGAATACTAGGTGGAGTTACCACAATGGAGGGTCCTGGCCAG TCCTTTTATGGCTTCTAACAGCAGCTTGTATCAAGACTGGCCGTCCTCAAATTGCTAGGCGTGCCATTGAACTTGCTGAAAGCCGGTTATCAAAGGATCACTGGCCTGAATACTATGATGGCAAGCTTGGTTTATACGTTGGAAAGCAGGCTCGCAAATTCCAAACGTGGTCCATTGCCGGCTACTTGGTTGCCAAAATGATGCTTGAAGATCCATCTCATCTTGGCATGATTTCACTCGAGGAAGACAAACAAATTACGCACTTGGTGAAAAGATCTGCTTCGTGGACTTGTTGA
- the LOC7477676 gene encoding uncharacterized protein LOC7477676: MAFKHDYCSLYEDFGGDEIEVAEILLDFPRLIAVSKYGSLLPFSWGGTRRRSAEANLGPRCAVHSPPTSASPSQTPILSVPVGPAITTPPPPAVATEPEGPITVKAEPATSPATPLSFSPSESDERPKRLKRKVYTKKRREDLLKITNQIIDSNELLRGEIQKVTRYYEHLKARNSLLKARKQELNMGFIKREDQLNLPRMNSVQSTVKCPPVVDDQNHVPRPMPGIRVHHHHHQQQQQPPQPPPYMVDRNANNQEMGCNYPNPYGQRVSLFQSTSASDGTGPRGIPDLNLTVGEPVWMDSKQLFVNDRSAAVKRAIAAQARQRRKLICKDKSFNSSSKSRFSFR; the protein is encoded by the exons ATGGCATTCAAGCACGATTACTGTAGTCTTTACGAAGATTTCGGAGGTGATGAAATTGAGGTTGCTGAAATCTTGTTAGATTTCCCTCGTTTAATTGCTGTATCTAAGTATGGTTCTCTGCTTCCATTCTCATGGGGTGGTACAAGGAGGAGATCTGCGGAGGCCAATTTGGGTCCAAGATGCGCCGTTCACTCACCACCAACATCAGCGTCGCCTTCCCAAACACCGATATTATCCGTTCCTGTGGGCCCTGCTATTActactcctcctcctcctgctgTTGCTACTGAACCAGAGGGACCCATCACCGTCAAAGCTGAACCGGCGACTAGCCCTGCAACACCGCTTTCTTTCTCTCCAAGTGAATCCGATGAGAGGCCTAAGCGCTTGAAGAGGAAAGTCTACACTAAAAAG AGAAGAGAGGATTTGCTGAAGATTACAAACCAAATTATTGATAGCAATGAATTGTTAAGAGGG GAGATTCAAAAGGTGACTCGATATTATGAGCATTTGAAAGCTAGAAATTCTTTGTTGAAAGCAAGGAAACAAGAG ctAAACATGGGTTTTATTAAAAGAGAAGATCAGTTGAATCTTCCACGCATGAATTCAGTCCAATCAACTGTCAAATGTCCTCCTGTTGTTGATGATCAAAACCATGTTCCTCGACCTATGCCTGGCATCAgagttcatcatcatcatcatcagcagcagcagcagccgccGCAGCCGCCGCCCTATATGGTGGATAGGAATGCCAACAATCAAGAAATGGGTTGTAATTATCCAAACCCGTATGGCCAAAGAGTGTCCTTGTTCCAATCTACCAGTGCCAGTGATGGCACGGGCCCCCGTGGCATCCCTGATCTGAATCTAACTGTTGGGGAGCCTGTTTGGATGGACTCTAAACAACTGTTTGTTAATGACAGGAGTGCAGCGGTTAAAAGGGCCATCGCTGCTCAAGCAAGACAAAGAAGGAAGCTCATTTGCAAGGATAAGAGCTTTAATTCCTCTAGTAAATCACGATTCTCATTTAGATGA